A DNA window from Ancylothrix sp. D3o contains the following coding sequences:
- a CDS encoding EAL domain-containing protein, whose product MSHINKAGQRVGQHNPDNNICGEYPDPLPAVLDQASDGLLSVDINPDQIAESCGGSIFEFHIVRANPASRLSQGFSNPQPLMELPLQEGWPALLAQIIVSQLKHCLEQEKLISSALANNCNLPMDLMPVNHYPANIERIIALCKNLHALSETETDGQQETRKLSHLINCLPGIVFSCTNPPDWEMTYLSEGCYKLTGYTSQELTGKNRTTTYDDLTHPADLETVIQAIKKAITNKQPYVVEYRIFTKDGQEKWLWEKGSGVFDSYGNILALEGFISDITERKLAEEAKKASDRVLESMVEGVILWDKDGIMTYTNPAFDAMFGYKNSEVIGQHISILSAYPMSENQKIISEINQKLNEQGKWLGEFNNRKKDGSLFTTYAHISTLEMAEKKHICCVCEDISDRKRAEIALREAEKKYRSIFENAVEGIFQTTLDGSYLTANPMLARIYGYESPGELMSSIRNIEQQLYVDPKRRAEFTRILQENDAVLEFESEVYRKDKSKIWISENARAIRGPNRQLLGYEGTVIDITRRKQAEAELLKRDSLLEAVAAAMTHLLTESNHRSAIVNALATLGNAAFVDRVYICENHTHPDTGQAAMSIRFEWCRSDISSTIDQPSRQNLSYNSTGLQEWYDILKTGQPIAGTITDFSLEVQPLLEANQVISLLMVPVLLNNEFWGYIGFDDCHSIRSWSKSELSILVAIAASIGGAVQRHRTLASIHHQAYHDRLTGLPNRQLLDTQLPVALETANSTGHKLAVMFLDLDRFKIINDTLGHAVGDQLLQCAAQRLRNCLRDQDIIVRWGGDEFILLLPNLNSAEDASSIAQRILEALRPAFDIEQNQLHITSSIGIALYPHDGEDAETLIKNADIALYRAKEEGRNNYQIYTAGMNSCACDFLQIGNNLYDALEQGEFLLHYQPQFNTASGKITAMEALLRWQHPQRGVIFPETFIPLAEDNGTIFSLGRWVLQTAALQAKTWLDLGLSPVRVAVNISSRQFTQPAFVEIVKNILHSTGLPAAYLQLEISETIATQNVAYTGQAFQQLSRLGVHICIDHFGAGYASLKSLKHFDFHSLKIDRSFIADLNDNPQDAAIVTALLNLANALNINVIAEGIETEQNRHLLQKLGCQEMQGYLFQRPLATDQATNFLKDFY is encoded by the coding sequence ATGTCCCACATCAACAAGGCGGGGCAAAGAGTGGGCCAACACAACCCAGACAACAACATTTGCGGAGAATATCCCGATCCCTTACCGGCCGTCTTAGATCAAGCCTCTGACGGCCTGTTGAGCGTAGATATTAATCCCGACCAAATAGCAGAAAGTTGTGGGGGTTCCATCTTTGAATTTCACATAGTCCGCGCAAACCCAGCCAGTCGGCTTTCTCAGGGTTTCTCAAACCCCCAACCTCTAATGGAACTTCCCTTACAAGAGGGCTGGCCGGCATTGCTTGCCCAAATCATCGTTTCACAACTCAAACACTGTCTCGAACAAGAAAAGCTGATCAGCAGCGCTCTGGCAAATAACTGCAACCTGCCAATGGATCTGATGCCGGTCAACCATTACCCAGCCAACATTGAGCGCATCATCGCACTGTGCAAAAATCTTCACGCCTTAAGTGAAACCGAAACCGACGGCCAACAAGAAACCCGAAAACTATCTCATTTAATTAACTGCTTGCCGGGGATTGTTTTTAGCTGCACAAACCCCCCAGATTGGGAAATGACCTATCTCAGCGAAGGATGCTATAAATTAACCGGATATACAAGCCAAGAACTGACAGGAAAAAATCGCACCACCACCTACGACGACCTCACCCACCCAGCAGATTTAGAAACAGTTATTCAAGCAATAAAAAAAGCCATCACAAACAAACAGCCCTATGTGGTAGAATATCGAATTTTCACAAAAGATGGGCAAGAAAAATGGCTTTGGGAAAAAGGAAGCGGCGTTTTTGACAGCTATGGAAACATACTCGCCCTCGAAGGCTTCATCAGCGACATTACAGAGCGAAAACTTGCAGAAGAAGCCAAAAAAGCCAGTGATCGCGTCCTTGAAAGCATGGTGGAAGGCGTTATCCTTTGGGACAAAGACGGCATTATGACTTATACAAATCCGGCTTTTGATGCCATGTTTGGATACAAAAATAGCGAAGTAATTGGCCAGCACATTTCTATTTTAAGTGCTTATCCTATGTCAGAAAATCAGAAAATTATCAGCGAAATTAATCAAAAATTAAATGAGCAAGGGAAATGGCTGGGGGAATTTAACAACCGCAAAAAAGACGGTAGTCTATTTACCACCTATGCCCATATCAGCACCCTCGAAATGGCCGAAAAAAAACATATTTGCTGCGTTTGTGAAGACATCAGCGACAGAAAACGCGCCGAAATTGCCTTGCGAGAAGCCGAAAAAAAATATCGCAGCATCTTTGAAAACGCTGTCGAAGGCATTTTTCAAACAACTCTTGATGGTTCTTATCTCACTGCTAACCCCATGCTGGCACGCATCTATGGTTATGAGTCGCCTGGGGAACTAATGAGCAGCATTCGCAACATTGAACAACAGCTATATGTTGACCCAAAACGGCGAGCAGAATTTACCCGCATTCTCCAAGAAAATGATGCGGTTTTGGAATTTGAGTCTGAAGTTTATCGCAAAGATAAAAGCAAAATTTGGATCAGTGAAAATGCCCGTGCCATACGAGGCCCAAATAGACAACTGCTCGGTTATGAAGGCACTGTAATTGATATAACTCGGCGTAAACAAGCCGAAGCAGAATTGCTTAAACGCGATAGCCTGCTTGAAGCGGTGGCCGCAGCCATGACACATTTACTCACCGAAAGCAATCATCGCTCGGCAATAGTGAATGCGCTGGCAACTCTGGGCAATGCCGCTTTTGTGGATCGTGTTTATATCTGCGAAAACCACACCCACCCAGACACCGGCCAAGCGGCAATGAGCATCCGCTTTGAATGGTGCCGGTCTGATATTTCATCCACTATCGACCAACCCTCTAGGCAAAATTTAAGCTACAACAGCACCGGCCTCCAAGAATGGTATGACATCCTGAAAACCGGCCAACCGATTGCCGGCACAATCACGGACTTTTCTTTGGAAGTTCAACCGTTATTAGAAGCTAACCAAGTTATCTCGCTGTTGATGGTGCCGGTGTTACTAAATAACGAATTTTGGGGCTATATCGGCTTTGATGATTGTCACAGCATTCGGTCTTGGTCAAAAAGCGAATTATCAATATTAGTCGCCATTGCGGCCAGCATTGGAGGTGCTGTACAGCGCCACCGCACCCTCGCCAGTATCCACCATCAAGCCTACCATGACCGGCTCACCGGCCTGCCCAACCGCCAACTGCTCGACACTCAACTGCCGGTCGCCTTGGAAACCGCAAACAGTACAGGCCATAAACTTGCCGTTATGTTTCTTGACCTCGACCGCTTTAAAATTATCAACGATACTCTCGGTCATGCCGTTGGCGACCAACTTTTGCAATGCGCCGCTCAACGTCTGCGAAATTGTCTGCGCGACCAAGATATAATCGTCCGCTGGGGTGGCGATGAATTTATTTTGCTTTTACCTAACCTTAACAGCGCTGAGGATGCCTCTAGTATTGCTCAGCGTATTCTCGAAGCTCTCCGCCCTGCCTTTGACATTGAACAAAACCAACTGCATATTACCAGTAGTATTGGAATTGCTCTTTATCCCCACGACGGCGAAGATGCAGAAACTTTAATCAAAAATGCTGATATTGCTTTATATCGCGCTAAAGAAGAAGGCCGGAATAATTATCAAATTTATACCGCCGGCATGAATTCCTGTGCTTGCGACTTTTTACAAATTGGTAACAACTTGTATGACGCGCTGGAACAAGGGGAATTTTTATTACATTATCAACCTCAATTTAATACGGCCAGCGGCAAAATTACTGCTATGGAAGCTCTGCTGAGGTGGCAACATCCCCAACGCGGTGTTATTTTTCCAGAAACTTTTATTCCCCTGGCTGAAGACAATGGTACTATCTTTTCACTAGGCCGGTGGGTATTGCAAACCGCCGCCCTCCAAGCCAAAACGTGGCTCGATCTCGGTTTATCTCCTGTCCGCGTCGCTGTCAATATTTCCAGTCGTCAATTCACTCAACCGGCCTTTGTTGAAATTGTCAAAAATATCTTGCACTCCACCGGCCTGCCAGCAGCTTATCTGCAACTAGAAATTTCTGAAACCATTGCTACCCAAAATGTTGCCTATACAGGCCAAGCTTTTCAACAACTTTCCCGCCTGGGGGTTCACATTTGTATTGATCATTTTGGTGCCGGTTATGCTTCCCTCAAAAGTTTAAAACATTTTGATTTTCACAGCCTTAAAATTGACCGTTCTTTTATCGCCGACTTGAACGATAATCCTCAAGATGCCGCCATTGTTACAGCGCTTTTAAATCTCGCCAATGCTCTTAATATTAACGTCATTGCTGAAGGCATCGAAACCGAACAAAACCGCCACTTATTGCAAAAATTGGGCTGCCAAGAAATGCAAGGTTATTTATTTCAACGGCCTCTAGCAACTGACCAAGCCACCAATTTTTTAAAAGATTTTTATTAA